The genomic interval CTTTCGGGTCTGAATAATCAGAGTTTATGAGAGTATTAATCTCAATTAGTGTTTCGAATTTACCAGCATCAATATTTCGGCTGAGCATACCATAACTAAACTATGAATCGATACCTTTGTCTTTCAGAAAATCACCAAGGGTAAAGGTCGATTCCTCCTCTTCATCATGGATGTATTTCGCCATCTCTTTCCGCTGTTGTTTCTTTTTAAGATCGCGAATAGAGAGGCCGAGGCGCTGAGTGTTGGTATTGATTTCTATAACCGCAGCGGTAACAGGCTCGCCTTCCTTGAATACTGTTCCAAGATCTTCAACTGGTTCTTCTCCCGGACCGAAGCAGTGGGCACGCGGAATAAGGCCTTCGATATCACCCTGAACCCGTACAAAAACACCGAAATCAGTGATTCCGCTCACAGTACCTTCAATCCTGCTTCCCTTAGGATAGGCTGATTTCAAAGCCTGCCAGGGATCATCGGAAAGCTGCTTTACTCCAAGCCGTATACGACGTGCTTCCTTATCAAGCTCAATAACCGAAACCTCAATCTTCTCGCCTTCCTTCAGCATTGCCGAGGGATGACGGATTTTTTTGGTCCAGGAAAGGTCATCAACATGCAGAAAGCCGTCAATTCCCTCTTCTATCTCAAGAAAAGCCCCGGCATTAGTCAATTTCTTTACCTCGAGAGTCATCCGTTTACCAACAGGATACTGTTCTTCAATTGAGTCCCAGGGATTTGGCAGTACCTGCTTCAATCCAAGAGAAACTCTGCCGGCTTCAAGATCATAGTCCAGGATTTTAACCTCAACTTCGTCGCCAATAGCGAGAACCTCTTTCGGGTGCTTTATTCTTTTAACCCAGGACAGTTCAGAAACATGGGCCAAACCTTCAATCCCGTCCTCCAGTTCTATAAAAGCGCCGAAGTCAGCAAGTTTGGTCACCTTTCCCTTTACAACATCGTCAATGTGGTATTTATTTTCAAAAATGGTCCATGGATCGGGCGTCAGGTGTTTCAGAGAAAGATTGATCTTCTTCGATTCGGGATCAATCTTGATTACCTTGACCTTAACCAATTCATCTTTTTTTACGTAGTCTTTGGGACGAGATGCGTGTCCCCAGCTCATATCATTAATATGCAATAGTCCGTCGAAACCACCCAGATCAATAAAAGCGCCGAATGAAGTAAAGGATTTTGCCCGTCCTTCAACTTCATCGCCTTCCTGGATGTTGTTGAAAAATTCTTCCTTCTTGTTTTCAATCTCCCGTTCAAGCCAGGATCGGCGGGACAGTACGATTCGTGCGCGTTTCTCTTTCTGGAAGCGTTCAATCAAAAATTTTGACTTTGCGCCTACAAAGGTTTCAGGATCCTCTACACGACGAACATCTGTTTGACTCATGGGATTAAAAGCTGTAATTCCATAACCCAGATCAACTTCAAACCCGCCTTTTATGACCTTTGAGAAGGTTCCTTCCACAGGCTCCTGTTTCTCAGACGCCTCTTTAAGGACCCGCCAAAATGAAATCATATCTGCCCGTCGTTTAGAAACGACAACTTGTCCGCCCTTTCCCTCTTTGCTGACAAGGACAACGGATACCGTGTCGCCGATCGAGGGTTCCTGATCGAACTCTTCAGTCGGGATTTTACCTTCTGATTTGTACCCTACATCGACAAATACTTGCTCCGGACCAATCTCGATTACTGTACCTTCAACGAGCTGGCCCTCTTCCAATTCATCGAGGCTCTTGAGGTATTCTTCCTGGAGTTCGGACTGTATCATCTCTCCGCTGTTAGGCTCTCGATCACTCATGCTTCGACTCGGTCTCCTCGATATTTTAACGCTGCATCTCTTGAATTTTACGTACTACTTTGGCACAAACTTCTTCTATGGTCAAGCCCGAAGTATCGACATAAAGCGCATCTTCGGACCTTACAAGGCGACCCCATTCCTTGGAGCGGTCTATGGCATCCCGATTCCGGATTCCCTCAGCGATCTCTTCGAGGCTGAGCCCGCTCACTCCCTGGTCAAAACGACGTTTTGCCCGGACCTCCGGTGACGCATCGAGAAAAACCTTTAGATCAGCATCCGGAAACACCACGGTTGCAATGTCCCGGCCCTCGACAATTATGTCCCGGCGATGGGAAATTTCCCGCAAGCGCTGATTAACCCACTGCCTGACGCCGCGGAAGGAGGAAACCTGGGCAACCTGGGCATCAACTTTGTCGCTGTGAAGCTGGTGAGTAATATCTTTTCCCTTCAGATAGATCTGACCATCCTTATACGAAAAATCCATTGAAGCAGCGTAAGCTTCCACGACATTCTGCTGTGTCAGGTCAATTTGTTCACTCAGGGCACTATAGGTAACGGCACGGTAAAAATTCCCGGAGTTCAGGTAATGAAACCCCGTCTGTCTGGAAAGTTCACTGGAAATACTGCTTTTCCCGACACCCGCCGGTCCGTCTATCGCTATGACCATAAGGCCCCCTCGTTTTTATACCCAAGTTCTCTTAGATCCCGCTCTTTAAGCAGGCGGTATTCACCGGGAACCATTCCTTTCAATTTAACAGATCCAATCCGTACGCGATGCAGCTTTTTAACCCGTATTTTATGATGATGAAAGAGCCTGCGAATCTCGCGGTTTTTACCCTCTTTCAGAATAAGATAGGCCACCTTTTCGCCCACAATTTTATATGAACTGATGGACAGCTCCTCGTCTTCGATCCTTATTCCTCTTACAAAACTGTCCAGAAGTTCCGTTGACATCAGACGGGATACTTCCACCTGGTACTCCTTTTCGATACCGACAGCAGGGCTTGTTATAAAGCGGCTAAACTCCCCGTCATTGGTAAGAAACATGAGTCCCGATGAAAGATAATCCAGCCTGCCCACGTGGAAAAGTCGGAAAGGGAATTTTCCCTTGATTATATCCGCCACCGTTGTACGCCCCTCCGGATCTTTCAGCGAGGAAACCACGAACTTCGGCTTATACAGGGCGATATAAATAAACCTGCGGTCAGGGTAAACTTTTTTATGGTCGACTTCCACTGAATCGTTCAGGGAAACCTTTTCTCCCATACGGGTCACAACTTTTCCATTGACTCGGACGCGCCCCTGGCGGATCAGATCTTCAGACCCCCGTCGTGACGCAATCCCTGAGCGGGCAAGAAATACCTGTAACCGGATTTCGTTATCTTTTTTATCTGCCATCAAGTTCAAACCTGTCCTGATTCAATTCATCTAGTTTGGGGAGATCGGCGATACTGCGCAAACGGAACACCTTAAGGAACTCCTTGGTTGTTCCGTATTGGACCGGCCGTCCCGGGGCCTCTTTTTTACCCACCTCTTTAATAAGATTTCTTCCTAACAGAAGTTTTATCATGCCGTCAGCACTTACCCCGCGGATTCCTTCGATCTCACCCCGGGTAATCGGCTGTGAATAGGCAATAATGGAAAGAGTCTCCATGGCGGCGCGGGAAAGTTTGGCGTCGTTTTTTTTTCCATACCGTTCCTTAAGGTCGTCCCAGAGTTCCTCCTTGGGACTTAAAAGAAATCCTCCGCCTATTTCGCGCAAATCAAGACCGTGCTCCTGTTCGGCGTAATGCTCTTCTATAAACTTCAAGGAACCTTCCACAATGTCCTTGTCCAGGCGGCTGATTTTAGCAATGGTCTTGACATCTATGGGCTCAGACTCCAAAAACAATATGGCTTCGATTATCGCTGCTTCACGTTCCAGGGTCATATCCTCCCTGCTCCTCTTCGGTGTTTGTCGGGGTGCCGGGCTCCTCTTCGTACTCCATTTCCTCCCCGGTGTATTCATCGTCCTTACCTGCGTCAGGATGGCTGTAGATACGGATATCACCGAACATCCGGTTTTGATAAATAGAAATACGCTTAAGCTTTACCAGCTCAAGAATTGCCAGAAAAGCGCAGATTATCTCCATAATGGAGTTTTCTTTTATCACCAAATCAGTAAACAGGCAGTATTCTTGTTCATCAAGCAGTTCATTTACCAGGCTGATCTTTTCGTTAATTGAAACCTCTTCGTATAGATCGATAATCCGTTCCGATGAGATATTCGAAATAAGGGACGAAAAGGTTTTTAAGAGTTCCCAGACATCGATTTTATCCCACAAATCGTCCTTGTCGTCAAAGGGCAATATCCTCTGCTTCTTTTTCCTCTCTATGGCCCACTCGCTTTCACTTTCTTTATCCATCATTATTTCAGAAATCTTTTTGTACTTCTGATATTCGATCAGACGTTCAACAAGTTCCTGCCTGGGGTCCTCAAGTTCATCGTCAAAATCGACTTCCACGGGAAGCAACATGCGGGATTTTATATAAAGCAGTGTCGCCGCCATAACATAAAACTCGGTAATGTTATCCAGATTTACAGCTTCAGCGATATTCAGATATTCGAGATATTGTTCAGTTATCTCGGCTATTGGAATATCATAGATATTAATTTCCGATTTTTTTATGAGAAAAAGCAGAAGATCCAGGGGGCCCTCAAACTGATTCAGCTTGAAACGATAATGATCGTTACTGCTTTCGTTTGTTACCGTACTTGCTTCCATACCCTTCCGCGCGATCCTCCCACGACAAGGTAGTACTATAGTGGTTCAATGAGATGTAGTAAATACCCTGAGCTTCCAGACTTCTGGCATACTCCGCGTAAAAAATCCCGGTTCCCGGTTCCTTCAGTAACGGATCGAGCTCCAGCATCGGAACGAGCGCGAACTTTCTTTCTGTCATGCGGGGATGAGGGACAACCAGGTTTTCCCTGCTGATAATCTCATTTCCGTACAGAAGAATATCGATATCCAGGGTTCTGGGCCCTTTTGGTCTGTGTGGATCCCTCCGACGCCCGTGCTTCTTTTCAATAGCCTGGACAAGCATAAGCAGCTCCAGGGGACTTTTACGGGTCAGGCCGGTACACACGGCGTTCTGAAAAAGGGGCTGATTCTCATCGTCCCTGGGTAGTGTCCGATAGATGGATGACAAAACCATTTCTCTGAGAAAAGAACCTGTTTCCAGCGCAGCCTGTCTGATAGTAACTTCAGAATCACCGGAATTTGATCCAAGGCCCAGGTACACCCAGACCTCACCACCATACTCCTTTATATCGATCAAAAAAGCTCCGATTTCGGATCTTCTGCTGCTTCTACAGGCTGGCTATCTTTCTTTTCGACATCAGTTTTTTTCTTCTTGTCCGCTTTTTCAACAGTATCAGCCAGACTTGGGAACAACAGAATTCGCAGCTTCTTTTCGATATCCTCTGCTATGTCAGGATTATTCTCCAGGAAGAGCTTGGCGTTTTCCCTTCCCTGACCAATTCGCTCTTCACCAAAGGCATACCAACTGCCGCTTTTTTCGATAATATCGAACTTGAGAGCCGCATCCAGCAGACTTCCGGATGATGAAATTCCCTTTCCAAACATAATCTCAAGTTCCACCTTGCGGAAAGGAGGCGCCACTTTATTCTTTACAATCTTTACACGCACCCGGTTGCCAATGGCATCATCCGTCCCCTTGGCGATGGTTTCGATCTTTCTTACCTCTACCCGTACGGAGGAGTAGAACTTCAAGGCCTTTCCTCCGGTGGTGGTTTCAGGATTACCGAACATTACACCGATTTTCATGCGAATCTGATTGATAAAAATCAGGCAGGCATGGGATTTGGAGATGGTCGCGGTCAGTTTACGCAAGGCCTGGCTCATAAGCCGTGCCTGAAGTCCCATATGGGAATCTCCCATATCCCCCTCAATCTCCGCCTGCGGAGTAAGGGCTGCCACAGAGTCTACTACGATAATATCCACGGCACCTGAACGGACCAGGGATTCGGCAATTTCCAGCGCCTGCTCTCCCGTGTCGGGCTGAGACACCCACAGTTCATCGATATTAACCCCGAGATTTCGGGCGTAACCGGGATCCAGGGCATGTTCGGCATCAATAAACGCGGCGATCCCCCCTTTTTTCTGAGACTCCGCTATGGCATGCAGGGCCA from Marispirochaeta sp. carries:
- the rpsA gene encoding 30S ribosomal protein S1; this translates as MSDREPNSGEMIQSELQEEYLKSLDELEEGQLVEGTVIEIGPEQVFVDVGYKSEGKIPTEEFDQEPSIGDTVSVVLVSKEGKGGQVVVSKRRADMISFWRVLKEASEKQEPVEGTFSKVIKGGFEVDLGYGITAFNPMSQTDVRRVEDPETFVGAKSKFLIERFQKEKRARIVLSRRSWLEREIENKKEEFFNNIQEGDEVEGRAKSFTSFGAFIDLGGFDGLLHINDMSWGHASRPKDYVKKDELVKVKVIKIDPESKKINLSLKHLTPDPWTIFENKYHIDDVVKGKVTKLADFGAFIELEDGIEGLAHVSELSWVKRIKHPKEVLAIGDEVEVKILDYDLEAGRVSLGLKQVLPNPWDSIEEQYPVGKRMTLEVKKLTNAGAFLEIEEGIDGFLHVDDLSWTKKIRHPSAMLKEGEKIEVSVIELDKEARRIRLGVKQLSDDPWQALKSAYPKGSRIEGTVSGITDFGVFVRVQGDIEGLIPRAHCFGPGEEPVEDLGTVFKEGEPVTAAVIEINTNTQRLGLSIRDLKKKQQRKEMAKYIHDEEEESTFTLGDFLKDKGIDS
- the cmk gene encoding (d)CMP kinase, whose product is MVIAIDGPAGVGKSSISSELSRQTGFHYLNSGNFYRAVTYSALSEQIDLTQQNVVEAYAASMDFSYKDGQIYLKGKDITHQLHSDKVDAQVAQVSSFRGVRQWVNQRLREISHRRDIIVEGRDIATVVFPDADLKVFLDASPEVRAKRRFDQGVSGLSLEEIAEGIRNRDAIDRSKEWGRLVRSEDALYVDTSGLTIEEVCAKVVRKIQEMQR
- a CDS encoding pseudouridine synthase, which produces MADKKDNEIRLQVFLARSGIASRRGSEDLIRQGRVRVNGKVVTRMGEKVSLNDSVEVDHKKVYPDRRFIYIALYKPKFVVSSLKDPEGRTTVADIIKGKFPFRLFHVGRLDYLSSGLMFLTNDGEFSRFITSPAVGIEKEYQVEVSRLMSTELLDSFVRGIRIEDEELSISSYKIVGEKVAYLILKEGKNREIRRLFHHHKIRVKKLHRVRIGSVKLKGMVPGEYRLLKERDLRELGYKNEGALWS
- the scpB gene encoding SMC-Scp complex subunit ScpB yields the protein MTLEREAAIIEAILFLESEPIDVKTIAKISRLDKDIVEGSLKFIEEHYAEQEHGLDLREIGGGFLLSPKEELWDDLKERYGKKNDAKLSRAAMETLSIIAYSQPITRGEIEGIRGVSADGMIKLLLGRNLIKEVGKKEAPGRPVQYGTTKEFLKVFRLRSIADLPKLDELNQDRFELDGR
- a CDS encoding segregation/condensation protein A, producing the protein MEASTVTNESSNDHYRFKLNQFEGPLDLLLFLIKKSEINIYDIPIAEITEQYLEYLNIAEAVNLDNITEFYVMAATLLYIKSRMLLPVEVDFDDELEDPRQELVERLIEYQKYKKISEIMMDKESESEWAIERKKKQRILPFDDKDDLWDKIDVWELLKTFSSLISNISSERIIDLYEEVSINEKISLVNELLDEQEYCLFTDLVIKENSIMEIICAFLAILELVKLKRISIYQNRMFGDIRIYSHPDAGKDDEYTGEEMEYEEEPGTPTNTEEEQGGYDPGT
- the recA gene encoding recombinase RecA translates to MAKKSMPETRPAPTNNEEKQKALEAARLQIEKQFGKGSLMQLGKERQDLQIESIPSGSILLDAALGVGGYPKGRVIEIYGPESSGKTTLALHAIAESQKKGGIAAFIDAEHALDPGYARNLGVNIDELWVSQPDTGEQALEIAESLVRSGAVDIIVVDSVAALTPQAEIEGDMGDSHMGLQARLMSQALRKLTATISKSHACLIFINQIRMKIGVMFGNPETTTGGKALKFYSSVRVEVRKIETIAKGTDDAIGNRVRVKIVKNKVAPPFRKVELEIMFGKGISSSGSLLDAALKFDIIEKSGSWYAFGEERIGQGRENAKLFLENNPDIAEDIEKKLRILLFPSLADTVEKADKKKKTDVEKKDSQPVEAAEDPKSELF